In the genome of Podospora pseudocomata strain CBS 415.72m chromosome 2 map unlocalized CBS415.72m_2.2, whole genome shotgun sequence, one region contains:
- the HNWD-pc17 gene encoding HNWD NOD-like receptor pc17 (EggNog:ENOG503Q43U; COG:A), protein MRLLERNDTGDVSLTGDIPDDQVPPYAILSHTWGDEEVSFEDVTDGTRKNKRGYSKIQFCGDQAGRDGLKFFWIDTCCINKSDCDEFQEALNSMFRWYRNAAKCYVYLTDVSTYQQDADSNPGWELAFRKSRWFTRGWTLQELIAPTVVEFFSEDRKRLGDKKSLAQHIHNTTGIPLRALQANKLSDFSFDVRMSWIKHRSTTREEDRAYCLFGIFNVQMRLLYGEGEERAFERLREEISKHDRCLSSLHSTDPRLDKKRIEEAKGGLLDDAYRWVFDTPDFRDWHDQSESRLLWIKGDPGKGKTMLLCGIINELEGAIVAEGHCRNLAYFFCQATDSRINNAIAVLRGLIYLLAQQQPRLIPHIRKYTDKAKSLSDANAWFVLSDILGGMLGDPNLKPTYLVIDALDECMGDLPRLLKFIIGMSSTFPCVKWVVSSRNWPNIEESLEAAEKKIRLSLELNEESISSAVSTYIQHKMDELAGLKRYNDRTKNAVQHHLARNANDTFLWVALVCQELTNVSRSRVLTKLNTFPPGLDSLYQRMIDQVRRSDEPDLCKQVLAVLSITYRPITIQELAVFVDIPEGISDELEFMTEIVGLCGSFLTLRETTIYFVHQSAKDFLLREAAHGVFPSGIKDIHHAVFLRSLHVMSGTLRRDIYSLGAPGSSIDDAKLPDPDPLAAARYACIYWVDHLCDWQASDDSKHPDVFQDGSIVDGFLRQHYLHWLEALSLCKSMPQGVLSMANLESILQHRSITSQLPSLITDMHRFVLYWRWVIENYPLQVYASALIFSPARSITRGLFRQEERKWITSGPIVEDNWNACRQTLEGHRYHINSAAFSPDSKLVASGSDDKTIKIWDAATGSCTQTLEGHRGWVWSVAFSPDSKWVASGSYDKTIKIWEAATGSCTQTLEGHRGSVRSVAISPDSKWVASGSQDKTIKIWEAATGSCTQTLEGHGGWVTSVAISPDSKWVASGSDDKTIKIWDTATGSCTQTLKRHRRSVQSVASSLNSTLIASGSDNANPPCYGIDLDNRWITRGLENWLWLPPEYLPACLAVAALTVAIGCSSGRVLIMTFTPDS, encoded by the exons ATGCGCCTCCTGGAACGCAATGATACCGGCGATGTCAGTTTGACGGGTGACATTCCCGACGACCAGGTCCCACCGTATGCGATACTTTCGCACACATggggcgacgaagaggtcagCTTTGAGGATGTAACGGACGGTACACGCAAGAATAAAAGAGGCTACTCTAAGATCCAGTTTTGCGGAGACCAAGCCGGGCGTGATGGACTGAAATTCTTCTGGATCGACACATGCTGCATCAACAAATCCGACTGCGATGAGTTTCAGGAGGCTCTCAACTCCATGTTCCGATGGTACCGCAATGCGGCCAAATGCTATGTCTATCTCACAGACGTCTCAACCTACCAACAGGACGCCGACAGCAATCCCGGTTGGGAATTGGCTTTTCGGAAATCCAGATGGTTCACTCGTGGGTGGACCCTCCAAGAGCTTATTGCGCCAACAGTTGTTGAATTCTTCTCCGAAGACCGCAAGCGCCTAGGAGATAAGAAGTCTCTCGCACAGCATATTCATAACACAACTGGCATTCCTCTACGAGCTCTCCAAGCCAACAAATTATCCGATTTCAGCTTTGACGTACGCATGTCGTGGATTAAACACCGCAGCACGACGCGCGAAGAAGACAGGGCTTACTGTCTATTTGGCATCTTTAACGTACAAATGCGGCTTCTAtacggcgaaggagaagaaagagcaTTTGAGCGGCTGCGAGAGGAAATTAGCAAGCATGATCGCTGTCTGTCCAGTCTGCATTCTACCGACCCGCGCCTTGACAAGAAGcgcatcgaggaggcaaagggtgGGTTGCTTGATGACGCCTACCGCTGGGTTTTCGACACCCCCGACTTCCGCGATTGGCATGACCAGTCAGAGAGCCGCCTTCTCTGGATTAAAGGAGATcccggcaagggcaagacgatgttgctctgcggcaTTATCAACGAGCTGGAGGGTGCCATTGTTGCAGAGGGGCACTGTCGCAACTTGGCCTATTTCTTCTGTCAAGCTACCGACTCGCGCATCAATAACGCCATTGCCGTATTACGCGGCTTGAtctaccttcttgcccagcagcagccacgtcTCATCCCCCACATACGTAAATACACGGATAAGGCTAAATCGCTCTCTGATGCAAATGCGTGGTTCGTCCTCTCGgatattttgggggggatgctAGGAGACCCGAACTTGAAGCCAACCTACCTGGTCATCGACGCTCTGGACGAATGCATGGGTGACTTGCCAAGACTTCTTAAATTTATCATCGGGATGTCATCTACGTTTCCTTGTGTCAAGTGGGTCGTCTCTAGTCGCAACTGGCCGAACATCGAGGAGAGCCTAGAAGCCGCGGAAAAGAAGATAAGGCTCAGTCTTGAGTTGAACGAAGAGTCTATCTCCTCCGCTGTCAGCACATATATTCAGCATAAGATGGATGAACTAGCGGGGCTAAAAAGGTACAACGACAGAACAAAGAACGCTGTTCAACACCACTTGGCCCGCAACGCAAACGACACATTCCTCTGGGTGGCTTTGGTCTGTCAAGAACTTACGAATGTTTCACGATCGAGGGTTCTCACCAAGTTGAACACGTTTCCACCTGGTCTTGATTCTCTCTACCAACGAATGATAGATCAGGTTCGCCGCTCGGATGAGCCAGATCTCTGCAAACAAGTTCTGGCGGTCCTCTCCATTACTTACCGGCCTATCACGATACAAGAGCTAGCGGTCTTCGTGGATATACCCGAGGGCATCTCCGACGAACTGGAATTCATGACAGAGATAGTAGGACTCTGCGGCTCGTTTTTGACCCTTCGAGAAACTACCATCTATTTCGTCCACCAATCCGCAAAGGATTTCTTGCTGAGAGAAGCAGCTCATGGGGTTTTTCCTTCCGGGATAAAAGACATACACCATGCCGTCTTCTTGCGATCGCTACACGTTATGTCCGGAACATTACGACGCGACATTTACAGCCTTGGCGCTCCGGGATCTTCCATCGACGACGCCAAGCTACCCGATCCAGACCCGCTGGCCGCAGCACGCTATGCTTGTATCTACTGGGTTGATCATCTCTGTGACTGGCAGGCGAGCGACGATAGCAAGCACCCAGATGTTTTCCAAGATGGTAGTATCGTCGATGGCTTTCTTAGACAGCATTACCTCCACTGGCTTGAAGCACTTTCACTTTGTAAGAGCATGCCGCAGGGGGTACTTTCAATGGCAAACCTCGAAAGTATTCTTCAG CACAGGTCGATTACGTCTCAATTACCAAGCCTTATCACTGATATGCACCGATTCGTTCTATACTGGAGATGGGTTATTGAGAATTATCCTCTTCAGGTATACGCTTCAGCACTTATATTCAGCCCCGCCCGAAGTATAACAAGAGGCCTATTTAGGCAGGAAGAACGGAAGTGGATTACTTCGGGGCCAATTGTAGAGGATAATTGGAAtgcgtgccggcagacgctcgaggggcatcGCTATCACATCAACTCGGcagcgttctcgcccgattcgaagttggttgcgtcaggatcagacgacaagaccatcaagatctgggatgcggccacggggtcatgtacgcagacgctcgagggccatcgcggttgggtctggtcggtagcgttctcgcccgattcgaagtgggttgcgtcaggatcatacgacaagaccatcaagatctgggaggcggccacggggtcatgtacgcagacgctcgaggggcatcGCGGTTCGGTCAGGTCGGTAGCGATttcgcccgattcgaagtgggttgcgtcaggatcacaagacaagaccatcaagatctgggaggcggccacggggtcatgtacgcagacaCTCGAGGGGCATGGCGGTTGGGTcacgtcggtagcgatctcgcccgattcgaagtgggttgcgtcaggatcagacgacaagactatcaagatctgggatacggctacggggtcatgtacgcagacgctcaaAAGGCATCGCCGTTCTGTTCAGtcggtagcgtcttcccttAACTCGACGCTGATTGCATCCGGATCAGATAATGCCAACCCCCCATGCTATGGAATAGACTTAGACAATAGGTGGATTACGAGGGGCTTAGAAAACTGGCTATGGTTGCCTCCGGAATATCTGCCAGCATGTTTAGCTGTAGCGGCATTAACGGTTgctattggctgttcttcgggGCGCGTCCTAATTATGACGTTCACGCCAGACAGCTAA